In one window of Echeneis naucrates chromosome 17, fEcheNa1.1, whole genome shotgun sequence DNA:
- the dnajb6a gene encoding dnaJ homolog subfamily B member 6a isoform X2, protein MVDYYQVLGVRRDASADDIKKAYRKLALRWHPDKNPENKEEAEKKFKELSEAYEVLSDANKRSIYDRYGKEGLTGSNGGRGSHFHNGDHFHEQFTFRNPEDVFREFFGGRDPFADLFGPDPFGDDPFFSSGRQQQQSRGSRSRTGGSFFGGFVGFPPFGAGFSPFDSGFGSFGSMSTMGHMGHMGHMTTVGSLGGGGFTAFSSTSFGGGGGGGMGNFRSVSTSTKIINGRKITTKRIVENGQERVEVEEDGQLRSLTINGKEQLLRLEHK, encoded by the exons ATGGTGGACTATTACCAGGTTTTAGGAGTACGGAGGGATGCCTCTGCTGATGACATAAAGAAAGC GTACAGAAAGCTGGCCCTGAGGTGGCACCCTGACAAAAACCCAGAGAACAAAGAGGAGGCTGAGAAGAAGTTCAAGGAACTGTCAGAGGCTTATGAAGTCCTGTCAGATG CCAACAAGAGGAGCATATATGATCGTTATGGCAAAGAAGGGCTTACGGGGAGCAATGGAGGAAGAG GGAGCCACTTCCACAACGGAGACCATTTCCATGAACAGTTCACATTCCGTAACCCAGAAGATGTCTTCAGGGAATTCTTTGGAGGCCGGGATCCGTTTGCAGACTTGTTTG GTCCAGATCCTTTCGGTGATGACCCTTTTTTTAGTAGtgggcggcagcagcagcagagtcgAGGGAGTCGCAGCCGAACAGGTGGCTCCTTTTTTGGTGGCTTCGTTGGTTTTCCTCCCTTTGGTGCTGGATTCTCACCTTTTGATTCAG GCTTCGGTTCTTTTGGCTCCATGAGCACCATGGGTCATATGGGTCACATGGGGCACATGACAACAGTGGGCAGCTTGGGAGGTGGGGGCTTCACCGCTTTCTCTTCTACTTCCTTtgggggaggaggtggtggtggcatGGGCAACTTCCGCTCTGTGTCCACCTCCACCAAGATCATCAACGGCAGGAAGATCACCACTAAGAG GATCGTGGAGAATGGTCAGGAgcgggtggaggtggaggaagacgGGCAGCTGCGCTCACTAACCATCAACGGGAAGGAGCAGCTTCTGCGACTGGAACACAAGTGA
- the dnajb6a gene encoding dnaJ homolog subfamily B member 6a isoform X1, translated as MVDYYQVLGVRRDASADDIKKASNKELIPVDYGYRKLALRWHPDKNPENKEEAEKKFKELSEAYEVLSDANKRSIYDRYGKEGLTGSNGGRGSHFHNGDHFHEQFTFRNPEDVFREFFGGRDPFADLFGPDPFGDDPFFSSGRQQQQSRGSRSRTGGSFFGGFVGFPPFGAGFSPFDSGFGSFGSMSTMGHMGHMGHMTTVGSLGGGGFTAFSSTSFGGGGGGGMGNFRSVSTSTKIINGRKITTKRIVENGQERVEVEEDGQLRSLTINGKEQLLRLEHK; from the exons ATGGTGGACTATTACCAGGTTTTAGGAGTACGGAGGGATGCCTCTGCTGATGACATAAAGAAAGC GAGCAATAAAGAACTGATTCCAGTGGATTATGG GTACAGAAAGCTGGCCCTGAGGTGGCACCCTGACAAAAACCCAGAGAACAAAGAGGAGGCTGAGAAGAAGTTCAAGGAACTGTCAGAGGCTTATGAAGTCCTGTCAGATG CCAACAAGAGGAGCATATATGATCGTTATGGCAAAGAAGGGCTTACGGGGAGCAATGGAGGAAGAG GGAGCCACTTCCACAACGGAGACCATTTCCATGAACAGTTCACATTCCGTAACCCAGAAGATGTCTTCAGGGAATTCTTTGGAGGCCGGGATCCGTTTGCAGACTTGTTTG GTCCAGATCCTTTCGGTGATGACCCTTTTTTTAGTAGtgggcggcagcagcagcagagtcgAGGGAGTCGCAGCCGAACAGGTGGCTCCTTTTTTGGTGGCTTCGTTGGTTTTCCTCCCTTTGGTGCTGGATTCTCACCTTTTGATTCAG GCTTCGGTTCTTTTGGCTCCATGAGCACCATGGGTCATATGGGTCACATGGGGCACATGACAACAGTGGGCAGCTTGGGAGGTGGGGGCTTCACCGCTTTCTCTTCTACTTCCTTtgggggaggaggtggtggtggcatGGGCAACTTCCGCTCTGTGTCCACCTCCACCAAGATCATCAACGGCAGGAAGATCACCACTAAGAG GATCGTGGAGAATGGTCAGGAgcgggtggaggtggaggaagacgGGCAGCTGCGCTCACTAACCATCAACGGGAAGGAGCAGCTTCTGCGACTGGAACACAAGTGA